A region of Anguilla rostrata isolate EN2019 unplaced genomic scaffold, ASM1855537v3 scaf1161, whole genome shotgun sequence DNA encodes the following proteins:
- the LOC135247227 gene encoding putative high affinity immunoglobulin gamma Fc receptor IC, with the protein MIKVYLPIFDSLQSPVLTLNPTWRKFYPTEKVTLKCEIQTGQTEWSYLWYRDGAAINSELSGEDEYTIPALDQSHRGRYSCRGGLPGRDVYTEMSKDVTLIVDGEAPKPLLTRDPPSGEIFTGDTVTLSCRFVTNPVGMEYLWFKDTLEEALTSTDSSSTDGSSYTIHSAAVSHGGEYWCGARRGKPAFYTPYSDTLQLSITARPQAVLTLETAWTEIFRSDSLTLRCQVEGSSAEWNYTWYRDGQHFPLDPRADRLTLSSGNNSYSSEYKCRGNRTGQPSYTEISEGFRAHIGEFHSFFQAINEMCLTQDHFLHHPSSARGEHSV; encoded by the exons ATGATCAAAGTTTACTTACCAATTTTTGATT CTCTACAATCTCCTGTGCTAACCCTGAACCCTACATGGAGGAAGTTCTACCCCACTGAGAAAGTGACTCTCAAATGTGAGATCCAGACCGGTCAGACTGAGTGGAGTTATCTGTGGTACAGAGATGGAGCCGCTATCAACAGTGAGCTCTCCGGAGAAGATGAGTACACAATCCCAGCTCTAgatcagtcacacagaggaagaTACTCCTGCAGAGGAGGTTTACCAGGAAGAGATGTTTACACTGAAATGAGCAAAGATGTGACCCTGATTGTAGATG GGGAGGCCCCCAAACCCCTGCTGACTCGGGACCCCCCCAGTGGAGAGATCTTCACAGGAGATACAGTGACCCTGAGCTGCAGGTTTGTCACTAATCCTGTTGGCATGGAGTATCTCTGGTTCAAAGATACACTGGAAGAAGCACTGACCAGCACTGactccagcagcactgacgGGTCCAGTTACACCAtccactctgctgcagtttCACATGGTGGAGAGTACTGGTGCGGAGCAAGGAGAGGGAAACCCGCTTTCTACACACCGTACAGTGACACTCTCCAGCTCAGCATAACTG CTCGTCCTCAGGCTGTGCTGACTCTGGAGACTGCATGGACAGAGATCTTCAGGTCAGACAGTCTGACTCTGAGGTGTCAGGTTGAGGGGAGCTCTGCTGAGTGGAACTACACGTGGTACAGAGACGGACAGCATTTTCCACTGGACCCCAGGGCGGACAGACTCACACTCTCCTCTGGAAACAACTCTTACAGCAGTGAATATAAATGCAGAGGAAACAGAACAGGCCAACCCTCTTACACAGAGATCAGCGAAGGATTTAGAGCACACATTGGTGAGTTCCACTCCTTTTTTCAGGCTATTAATGAAATGTGCCTCACCCAAGACCACTTCCTCCACCACCCTTCAAGTGCTCGTGgtgagcacagtgtgtga